The Chryseolinea soli genome contains a region encoding:
- a CDS encoding DUF2490 domain-containing protein, with amino-acid sequence MLRLTSRWICTLVWVASTSLSLAQPKGRQVVNQSIEWFSFTTNLKVSKRTSLILEGQFRQAQNMQPMQYQFRTGAEIGLNKHFSIIPLGYVYTWNFQYGKQPAAFQNNEHRLFEQVTYKHAIGRFVFSHRARLEQRFLQVHSNDGQEGIVNHGYDMYMNRVRYRFQAMLPLNHAKIEAKTFFASAYDEAFLDWGKPVTFHEPDQNRLFGGFGYQFKSPLSIQAGFLYHMLIKANGAQQENNTGIQVMVTYNINLMKPQS; translated from the coding sequence GTGTTAAGGTTAACTTCACGTTGGATTTGCACCCTGGTGTGGGTTGCGTCCACCTCATTAAGTTTAGCGCAACCCAAAGGTCGCCAGGTAGTTAACCAATCCATCGAATGGTTTTCGTTCACTACCAACCTGAAAGTTTCCAAACGCACGTCGCTCATTCTGGAAGGCCAGTTTCGCCAGGCCCAGAACATGCAGCCCATGCAATACCAGTTTCGCACCGGGGCGGAGATCGGTCTGAACAAGCACTTCTCGATCATACCCCTGGGTTATGTGTACACCTGGAACTTCCAGTACGGCAAGCAACCCGCAGCTTTTCAAAATAACGAGCACCGTTTGTTCGAGCAGGTTACGTATAAACACGCCATCGGCCGGTTCGTCTTCAGCCATCGTGCACGCTTGGAGCAACGCTTCCTGCAAGTGCATTCGAACGATGGTCAAGAAGGAATTGTCAACCACGGGTATGACATGTACATGAACCGGGTGCGCTATCGCTTTCAGGCCATGCTTCCTTTGAATCACGCAAAGATCGAAGCCAAGACTTTCTTTGCGAGCGCCTATGACGAAGCCTTCCTGGACTGGGGCAAGCCCGTTACTTTCCACGAGCCCGACCAAAACCGGCTCTTTGGTGGTTTCGGCTACCAGTTCAAATCGCCGCTCTCGATCCAAGCCGGTTTCCTTTACCACATGCTCATCAAAGCCAACGGCGCTCAACAGGAAAACAACACGGGCATACAGGTGATGGTGACCTACAATATCAACCTGATGAAACCCCAATCGTAA
- a CDS encoding sensor histidine kinase — translation MKLFDRTNFYYIVFSVIIYVLVGASFYLVVEHVIYQEVEQRLKVERRDFENFVQAHGVWDESCYFVENKIELTALAETLTPVTEFKDTLLYNRYNSEYVPFREYSFISKVGDAPYKVTIRKSLIESRTLLKSITGIMMAVLSLGLLVLFLFQRRIARRIWAPFYRTLSSAKSFDLNEGKGLMLTPEEIFEFNELNSVLNKVTDKIARDYTSLKEFTENASHEIQTPLALINSRVEELIQQRNFSDEQMRWIQDIYQSALRLSKLHQALLLLSKIEHGHFFEWETINLTETLAGKLEEFEEIFTHKAIKVQFTKTGAFHAKMHPVLADVLITNLLSNAVKHNHAQGVIDITSTGNMLQVGNTGNALTTSPERLFERFKKQNQSSPSLGLGLAIVKKICESYHLVIQYSFDKGMHILTISSPAAGQ, via the coding sequence TTGAAACTGTTCGACCGCACCAATTTCTACTACATCGTTTTCTCGGTCATCATCTATGTGCTGGTGGGCGCCTCGTTCTACCTCGTGGTGGAACATGTGATCTACCAGGAGGTGGAGCAGCGATTGAAAGTGGAGCGACGCGATTTTGAAAATTTTGTACAGGCCCACGGCGTGTGGGACGAGAGCTGCTACTTTGTCGAAAACAAGATCGAGCTCACAGCTTTGGCCGAAACGCTGACGCCGGTCACGGAGTTTAAAGATACCCTGCTCTATAATCGCTACAACAGCGAGTATGTTCCGTTCCGCGAATACAGTTTCATCAGCAAGGTGGGTGACGCTCCCTACAAGGTGACCATCCGGAAGTCGCTCATCGAATCGCGTACATTGCTGAAATCCATCACGGGCATTATGATGGCTGTCCTCAGCTTAGGTTTGCTGGTTTTGTTTTTGTTTCAGCGTCGCATCGCGCGGCGGATCTGGGCTCCCTTTTATCGAACCCTTTCCAGCGCCAAATCTTTCGACCTCAACGAGGGCAAGGGGCTCATGCTGACGCCGGAAGAGATCTTCGAATTCAACGAGCTGAACTCCGTCTTAAACAAAGTGACCGATAAGATCGCCCGCGACTACACCAGCCTGAAAGAGTTCACCGAAAATGCATCCCACGAAATTCAAACCCCACTGGCGCTCATCAACAGCCGCGTGGAGGAATTGATCCAGCAGCGGAATTTTTCCGACGAGCAAATGCGCTGGATCCAGGATATTTACCAGTCGGCCTTGCGACTTTCCAAATTGCACCAGGCACTGTTGTTGCTCTCCAAGATCGAGCACGGCCACTTTTTCGAATGGGAGACCATCAACCTCACGGAGACCCTGGCGGGCAAGCTGGAAGAGTTTGAAGAGATCTTTACGCACAAGGCGATAAAGGTGCAGTTCACAAAGACGGGCGCATTCCACGCAAAGATGCATCCCGTATTGGCGGACGTGCTCATCACCAATTTGCTGAGCAACGCGGTAAAACACAATCACGCGCAGGGCGTCATCGACATCACCAGCACCGGCAACATGCTGCAAGTCGGCAACACGGGTAACGCCCTCACCACGTCGCCTGAGCGATTGTTCGAGCGTTTCAAAAAACAGAATCAATCCTCACCCTCTTTGGGACTGGGGCTGGCCATTGTAAAAAAGATCTGCGAAAGCTATCACCTCGTCATTCAGTATTCTTTTGATAAAGGGATGCATATACTGACCATCAGTAGCCCAGCAGCTGGTCAATAA
- a CDS encoding DoxX family protein → MPTALKILNAIFILFALYMGIKQGWAMLSGKPEMVAMFSKWNFGKTGLTLMGIATIAGGVLLLHPKTFVWGNYITAAGILLIIAFHLNDRDLKGMAIELPFLLLSLVILYLQYPFLGLFQRD, encoded by the coding sequence ATGCCTACCGCTCTGAAAATACTCAACGCCATTTTCATACTCTTCGCTTTGTATATGGGTATCAAACAAGGATGGGCCATGTTGTCGGGAAAACCGGAAATGGTCGCGATGTTCAGCAAATGGAATTTCGGCAAGACCGGGCTCACCCTGATGGGAATCGCCACCATCGCCGGCGGCGTGCTGCTGTTGCATCCCAAAACTTTCGTCTGGGGAAATTATATCACGGCAGCGGGTATCTTACTGATCATCGCTTTTCACCTCAACGACCGGGATTTAAAAGGCATGGCCATCGAACTGCCGTTCCTGTTGCTCTCGTTGGTGATACTTTATTTGCAATATCCCTTTCTGGGCCTTTTCCAACGCGATTAA
- a CDS encoding TolC family protein codes for MQSKWLTVFSLSILLLLVVGLSAASAQRENLRTLLDQSVRQYPLLKARAAEVSSANQDVKTSTSEYIPRLSVQHQYTYSTNNSVTGSFYPNGGTVISPSGGIRATNIYDGTFGSFTSALLEWNVVNFGKVATNVKAARLNEASAQAAYDNEIFQHQIRVADAYLLLLISEKLKAIQQSNLERAEGFRDVVNAGVHSGLRPGVDSALAQAEYTKAKLLLLESERNQQTQAYRLQELTGALTDSGLIIDSLNFYTALPGGASPALNTQSNPILRYYQTRMQATQARSAAVRRSFLPSISLVAAGWARGSGVSNVNDAYRTDFSSGTKYQVYNYLVGISTRWTLTDYVPLRHRYKSEQFKARRDEELYNEQSLRVQRQWKESDMQYQVALEQARTAPVQLDAARQAYDQASARYTSGLTDLPTLLQSIVTLNRAEADVAIAYSNAWRSWLMVAAAQGDISLFLNSVQN; via the coding sequence ATGCAATCAAAATGGTTAACCGTCTTTTCTCTTAGCATCCTGCTCCTGCTCGTTGTGGGGTTGTCTGCTGCTTCGGCACAGCGGGAGAATCTGCGCACGCTGCTGGACCAGAGTGTCCGGCAATATCCGCTGCTCAAAGCACGCGCAGCCGAAGTGAGCAGCGCCAACCAGGATGTAAAAACGAGCACGAGCGAATACATCCCCAGGCTGTCGGTGCAACATCAATATACCTACTCCACCAACAACAGTGTGACGGGTTCGTTCTATCCCAACGGCGGAACGGTGATCTCGCCTTCCGGAGGAATCCGCGCCACCAACATTTATGACGGCACGTTTGGCAGCTTCACCTCGGCCTTGTTGGAATGGAACGTGGTGAACTTCGGCAAAGTAGCCACCAACGTGAAAGCTGCACGCCTCAACGAAGCTTCGGCGCAGGCGGCCTACGACAACGAGATCTTTCAACACCAAATCCGCGTGGCGGATGCTTATCTGCTGTTGCTCATCAGCGAAAAACTCAAGGCCATTCAGCAATCCAACTTGGAGCGCGCCGAAGGCTTTCGCGATGTGGTGAATGCCGGTGTTCATTCCGGACTCCGGCCTGGGGTGGACAGTGCCCTGGCACAAGCCGAATACACCAAAGCCAAACTCCTGTTGCTGGAAAGCGAACGCAACCAGCAAACGCAGGCATATCGTCTCCAGGAGTTGACGGGCGCGCTTACGGACAGCGGATTGATCATCGACAGCTTGAATTTTTATACGGCCTTGCCCGGCGGCGCCAGTCCCGCATTAAATACGCAGTCGAATCCAATCCTGCGCTATTATCAAACGCGCATGCAAGCGACACAGGCCCGCAGCGCGGCCGTCCGCCGTTCGTTCCTTCCCAGCATTTCGCTGGTGGCGGCCGGATGGGCTCGCGGCTCCGGTGTTTCCAACGTCAATGATGCGTATCGCACCGACTTTTCTTCGGGCACAAAGTATCAGGTATACAACTACCTGGTAGGCATCTCCACCCGCTGGACCTTGACGGACTATGTGCCGCTTCGGCACCGCTACAAGAGCGAGCAATTCAAAGCCCGGCGCGATGAAGAATTGTATAACGAACAATCGCTGCGTGTGCAACGTCAGTGGAAGGAGTCGGACATGCAATATCAAGTGGCCCTCGAACAGGCCCGCACGGCACCCGTTCAATTGGACGCTGCACGCCAGGCCTACGACCAGGCCAGCGCGCGCTACACCAGCGGTCTCACCGACCTGCCGACACTCCTGCAGAGTATCGTCACCCTAAACCGGGCCGAAGCCGACGTGGCCATCGCCTACAGCAATGCATGGCGCTCGTGGTTGATGGTGGCTGCCGCCCAGGGCGACATTTCCTTATTCTTAAACTCGGTTCAAAATTAA
- a CDS encoding response regulator transcription factor, giving the protein MKVLVVEDEMGLAESIAAHLTKDGFITETVFNYESALEKISLYTYDCVVVDINLPDGIGFDIVETLKKIKASSGIIIISARHALEDKIKSLDIGSDDYLTKPFHLSELNARVKSLLRRRHFGGSNEISFQEIRVNYISRKVFVGETEVTLSKKEYDLLLYFMSNIEVALTKPAMAEHLWGDNIDSADSFDMLYSHIKNLRKKLTDKGSKDYIHSIYGIGYKFGKN; this is encoded by the coding sequence TTGAAAGTTCTGGTAGTAGAAGACGAAATGGGACTGGCCGAAAGCATCGCGGCGCACCTCACCAAAGACGGTTTCATCACGGAAACGGTTTTCAACTACGAATCTGCCCTGGAAAAAATAAGCCTCTATACCTACGATTGCGTGGTGGTCGACATCAATCTTCCCGACGGCATCGGGTTCGACATCGTGGAAACGTTAAAGAAGATCAAGGCGTCTTCGGGCATCATCATCATCTCGGCGCGTCACGCGCTGGAAGACAAGATCAAAAGCCTCGACATCGGCTCGGACGATTACCTGACCAAGCCCTTTCATCTTTCGGAATTGAATGCCCGCGTAAAGTCGCTTTTGCGCCGGAGGCATTTTGGGGGAAGCAACGAGATCAGCTTTCAGGAGATCCGCGTCAACTACATTTCGCGCAAAGTATTTGTGGGTGAAACCGAAGTGACACTCTCCAAAAAGGAATATGACCTGTTGTTGTATTTTATGTCGAACATCGAGGTGGCCCTCACCAAACCCGCCATGGCCGAACACCTCTGGGGCGACAACATCGACTCGGCCGATTCGTTCGATATGTTGTATTCCCACATCAAAAACCTGCGAAAGAAATTGACGGACAAGGGAAGTAAGGATTATATTCATTCGATCTACGGCATCGGCTATAAATTCGGCAAAAATTGA
- a CDS encoding efflux RND transporter permease subunit translates to MYKLIRAALRNPISVMVGIIAIAFFSFLSMRSIPVDIFPDLDLPTIYVVQPYGGMAPDQMDGFITTRYQDHFLYVSGIRDVEVKTIQGMSLIKLQFYPGTDMAQAAAEVANNISRAKAYMPEGTVPPQVIRFDASSVPVGQLVFSSATRSLNEIQDFASSRIRPMFSKIEGVSSPPPLGGNQRTIVIRVDPQRLASYKLTPEEVIRAIGVNNQPSPAGNIRIGNQTLMTPVNSLIDKPADFLDIPVRIGSGPTVFIRDIGTVEDAADITVGFALVQGRRAVYIPVVKKSDASTLSVVNNIREALPVLQNAVPEDVKISYEFDQSSYVTNSLKSLVTEGALGALLTGLMVLLFLRDWRSVIIVVVTIPISVLSAVILLHLVGQTINIMTLSGLALAVGILVDQATVTIENIHQHLEMNKPKAQAIWDACKEIAFPELLILLSILAVFAPAFVMSGVPKSMFLPLSLAVGFAMTASFLLSQTFVPVLSNWLLKVHTHYPEEPTLALDHAESESIIEESRHPHPVTGFDKFKVKYIRTLEKIIERKKFWTAVYLTGSFVLIAGAFFLIGTDILPKANSHQFQLRLRALDGTRVERTEEITLKVLNIIQEEVGAENIAITSAYVGNVPTSYGTSQIFVFNSGPHEAVLQVSLSEAFPVRMDALKERLRESIAQKIPGLRLSFEPIELVDKIMSQGAATPIEVNVAAKDIREAEKFALKIMANMQKIPYLRDVQIAQPMAYPILRIDMDRERAGQLGVTPTQVARSLVAATSSSRFTDKNLWLDNAKGLAYQVQVQVPEYKMNSVNDIANIPLQSGNLHPTLNDVATFSEEIAPGQYDRSGPNRLVTITANIHKKDLGSASKAVSKAIDDAGQAPRGMAIEFKGQVKLLAETLNSLQGGLVVAIVIIFLLLAANFQSFKLSLAILSSVPAVLAGSLLMLLLFGATLNLQSYMGMIMSVGVSVANAILMITNAENLRLEVKDARKAGLMAAGSRIRPILMTSIAMIAGMIPMASGMGEGGDQVAPLGQAVIGGLIASTLASLLILPGVFTLVQQKASLVSVSLDPEDSESQYFNNKAK, encoded by the coding sequence ATGTACAAACTCATTCGTGCTGCCTTGCGAAATCCCATCTCGGTCATGGTGGGCATCATCGCCATCGCTTTCTTCTCCTTCCTTTCCATGCGGAGCATCCCCGTGGATATTTTCCCCGACCTTGACCTACCCACGATCTATGTCGTGCAGCCTTATGGCGGGATGGCGCCCGACCAGATGGATGGATTCATCACCACGCGCTACCAGGATCACTTCCTGTACGTTTCCGGTATCCGCGATGTGGAAGTGAAGACCATCCAGGGGATGTCGCTCATCAAGCTTCAGTTTTATCCCGGCACCGACATGGCGCAAGCGGCGGCGGAGGTGGCGAACAACATTTCGCGGGCGAAGGCCTATATGCCCGAAGGCACGGTGCCTCCCCAAGTGATCCGCTTTGATGCCAGTTCCGTGCCCGTGGGGCAACTGGTGTTCTCCAGTGCTACACGTTCGCTGAATGAAATTCAAGACTTTGCTTCCTCGCGCATTCGCCCCATGTTCTCAAAGATCGAGGGCGTGTCCAGTCCGCCGCCGCTGGGAGGGAACCAGCGCACCATTGTGATCCGGGTCGATCCGCAACGTCTGGCCAGCTACAAGCTCACCCCGGAAGAAGTGATCCGCGCCATCGGCGTGAACAACCAACCTTCACCGGCCGGCAACATCCGCATCGGCAACCAAACGCTCATGACCCCGGTGAACTCGCTCATCGACAAGCCCGCCGACTTTCTGGACATCCCCGTGCGGATCGGCTCCGGCCCCACGGTCTTCATCCGCGACATCGGCACAGTGGAAGATGCCGCCGACATTACCGTTGGATTTGCCCTCGTGCAGGGACGGCGCGCGGTTTACATCCCCGTCGTAAAAAAATCGGACGCCTCCACCCTCTCCGTCGTAAACAACATTCGCGAAGCGTTGCCGGTATTGCAGAACGCCGTTCCCGAAGATGTGAAGATCTCGTATGAGTTCGACCAGTCGTCGTATGTGACCAACTCGCTGAAAAGCCTGGTCACGGAAGGTGCGCTTGGCGCGTTGCTCACGGGATTGATGGTGTTGTTGTTTCTTCGCGACTGGCGGAGTGTGATCATCGTGGTGGTTACGATCCCCATCTCCGTGTTGAGCGCCGTGATCCTGCTGCACCTCGTCGGGCAAACCATCAACATCATGACGTTGAGTGGACTCGCGCTGGCCGTGGGCATCCTGGTCGATCAGGCCACCGTGACCATCGAAAACATACACCAGCACCTGGAGATGAATAAGCCGAAAGCGCAAGCCATCTGGGATGCCTGCAAAGAGATCGCCTTTCCCGAATTGCTTATCCTCCTTTCCATATTGGCCGTATTTGCTCCTGCGTTTGTCATGAGCGGCGTGCCGAAATCCATGTTTCTTCCTTTGTCGCTGGCGGTAGGCTTTGCTATGACGGCGTCGTTTTTGTTGTCGCAAACCTTCGTACCGGTGTTGTCCAATTGGTTGCTGAAAGTACATACCCATTACCCGGAAGAACCCACACTGGCCCTTGATCATGCGGAGTCCGAGAGCATCATCGAAGAAAGCCGTCATCCGCATCCGGTAACGGGGTTCGACAAGTTCAAAGTGAAATACATCCGCACACTGGAAAAGATCATCGAACGCAAAAAATTCTGGACGGCGGTCTACCTGACCGGCTCGTTCGTTTTGATCGCCGGTGCTTTCTTCCTGATCGGCACCGACATTCTACCCAAAGCCAACAGTCACCAATTCCAGCTGCGGCTGCGGGCTTTGGATGGAACGCGGGTGGAACGCACGGAGGAGATCACGCTGAAGGTATTGAACATTATCCAGGAGGAAGTGGGCGCGGAAAATATAGCCATCACGTCAGCCTATGTCGGCAATGTGCCCACCAGCTATGGAACATCCCAGATCTTCGTCTTCAACAGCGGGCCGCACGAGGCGGTGTTGCAGGTGTCGCTATCGGAAGCGTTTCCCGTGCGCATGGATGCTTTGAAAGAGCGGCTTCGCGAAAGCATTGCGCAGAAAATTCCCGGCTTACGCCTTTCGTTCGAGCCCATCGAATTGGTGGACAAGATCATGAGCCAGGGTGCTGCCACTCCCATCGAAGTGAACGTGGCCGCCAAAGATATCCGGGAAGCCGAGAAGTTTGCCTTGAAGATCATGGCCAACATGCAAAAGATCCCCTATCTCCGCGACGTACAGATCGCGCAACCCATGGCCTACCCGATCCTGCGCATCGACATGGATCGCGAACGCGCCGGGCAACTGGGTGTCACGCCCACGCAAGTAGCGCGCTCCCTGGTGGCCGCCACCAGCTCCAGCCGTTTCACCGACAAAAACCTGTGGCTCGACAATGCCAAGGGCCTCGCCTACCAGGTGCAGGTGCAAGTGCCCGAGTATAAAATGAACTCGGTCAATGACATCGCCAACATCCCGCTGCAAAGCGGCAACCTCCACCCAACCCTCAACGATGTGGCGACCTTCTCGGAAGAAATTGCCCCTGGTCAATACGACCGGTCCGGTCCAAACCGGTTGGTGACCATCACGGCCAACATCCACAAAAAAGATCTGGGCTCGGCCAGCAAGGCGGTGAGCAAAGCCATCGACGACGCGGGCCAGGCGCCGCGGGGTATGGCGATCGAATTCAAAGGACAAGTGAAGTTGCTGGCCGAAACGCTCAACAGTTTGCAAGGTGGTCTGGTGGTGGCCATTGTGATCATCTTCCTGTTGCTGGCGGCGAATTTTCAGTCGTTCAAATTATCGCTCGCCATTCTCTCGTCTGTGCCGGCAGTGCTAGCAGGGTCGCTACTGATGTTGTTGCTGTTTGGGGCCACCCTAAACCTGCAGTCGTACATGGGCATGATCATGTCGGTGGGCGTTTCGGTGGCCAATGCCATCCTGATGATCACCAACGCAGAGAACCTGCGGCTGGAAGTGAAAGATGCACGGAAGGCGGGATTGATGGCGGCCGGGAGCCGGATCCGTCCGATCCTGATGACCAGCATCGCCATGATCGCGGGCATGATCCCCATGGCCAGCGGCATGGGCGAAGGCGGCGACCAGGTGGCCCCGTTGGGTCAGGCTGTGATCGGCGGACTGATTGCCTCCACGTTGGCATCGCTCCTCATTCTTCCCGGTGTGTTCACCCTCGTGCAACAAAAAGCATCGCTCGTCTCGGTGTCGCTCGACCCCGAGGACAGTGAAAGTCAATATTTCAACAACAAGGCAAAATGA
- a CDS encoding efflux RND transporter periplasmic adaptor subunit, producing MNPMKITQLPLALGIVLLASCHSEKKQENTTAVVPEVEITSVKSLQPALQTALPGELKPWNKTPMFPRVKGYVGVVKADRGTVVKKGDVLAVLEAPEIVSALNHAQAQVASAEATLIEQRAKVRASTLTYQRMMETSRTKGAVSANEMDQALSRMSADSALTRAAQSNLLAAKAQHASQSQLVSYLTVRAPFDGTVTERNISPGELVGPEGNIKPMFVLEDHSKLRLTVAVPENLSNSISDNSAVSFVVQADPQKEYKARFARSANSLSENNRTMMAEFDVNNADGALKAGMYAQVKLPVTRNKATLFVPRTALIQSTEGVFVIRLQENVAEWLGVQKGNSLDSLVEVFGPLKEGENIVLKASEELRNGQAVTVKSQKLSAKK from the coding sequence ATGAATCCTATGAAAATAACACAGCTTCCCCTCGCGCTTGGCATCGTTCTACTGGCCTCGTGCCATTCGGAAAAAAAACAGGAAAACACCACCGCCGTCGTGCCCGAGGTGGAAATAACATCCGTGAAAAGTCTGCAGCCCGCCTTGCAAACGGCGTTGCCGGGCGAACTCAAACCCTGGAACAAAACGCCGATGTTTCCCCGCGTGAAGGGTTATGTAGGTGTCGTGAAGGCAGATAGAGGGACCGTTGTAAAGAAAGGCGACGTGCTCGCCGTGCTGGAAGCACCTGAAATTGTTTCGGCATTGAATCACGCGCAGGCGCAAGTAGCCTCGGCCGAGGCTACGCTGATCGAACAGCGCGCCAAGGTCCGGGCCAGCACACTCACCTACCAACGCATGATGGAGACCAGCCGCACGAAAGGCGCGGTGTCGGCCAACGAAATGGACCAGGCGCTCTCCCGCATGTCGGCCGACAGTGCCCTGACCCGGGCGGCGCAGAGCAACCTGCTCGCGGCGAAGGCACAGCATGCTTCACAAAGCCAACTGGTCAGCTACCTCACCGTGCGCGCGCCGTTCGACGGCACGGTGACGGAACGCAACATCAGTCCTGGCGAACTGGTTGGACCCGAAGGCAACATCAAGCCGATGTTTGTTTTGGAAGACCACTCCAAACTCAGGTTAACGGTGGCGGTGCCCGAAAATCTTTCGAATTCCATTTCCGACAACAGCGCAGTTTCCTTTGTCGTGCAAGCCGACCCACAGAAAGAATACAAAGCACGATTTGCCCGCAGCGCCAACAGCCTGTCGGAAAACAACCGCACCATGATGGCCGAGTTTGATGTGAACAATGCCGATGGCGCCTTGAAGGCTGGCATGTATGCCCAGGTGAAGCTGCCCGTGACACGCAACAAAGCGACCTTGTTTGTGCCCCGCACGGCGCTCATTCAATCCACGGAAGGAGTGTTCGTGATCCGCCTCCAGGAGAATGTGGCCGAATGGCTGGGGGTTCAGAAAGGCAACAGCCTCGATTCGCTGGTGGAGGTTTTCGGTCCGTTGAAGGAAGGCGAGAACATTGTGCTGAAAGCCAGCGAAGAACTGCGAAACGGGCAGGCGGTGACGGTGAAATCCCAAAAATTATCAGCCAAAAAGTAG
- a CDS encoding glycoside hydrolase family 43 protein, with translation MTKNIPCKPLLLFAAIVALAAGACQKKAETKTEAETAPKKDSTEQFPKSIAEPLVTDIYTADPSAHVFDNKIYIYPSHDIEAGIPENDNGDHFDMRDYHILSMDSVGGPVTDHGVALDIKNIPWAGRQLWAPDAAFSKGTYYLYFPVKDKEDVFHIGVATSKSPAGPFTAQPKPIAGSYSIDPAVFEDTDGKHYMYFGGIWGGQLQRWVTGKYDTLGKEPEGDVPAIGPRMARLSKDMLKFDEPVKEIKIIDKDGKPLPAKDHDRRFFEASWMHKYNGKYYFSYSTGDTHFIAYGIGDSPYGPFTYQGVILKPVVGWTNHHSIVEYKGQWYLFFHDSILSKGKTHLRSVKVTRLQYRPDGTIETINAYREE, from the coding sequence ATGACCAAAAACATCCCTTGTAAACCCCTCCTGCTTTTTGCGGCCATCGTAGCGCTCGCAGCAGGAGCTTGTCAAAAGAAAGCCGAAACAAAAACGGAGGCCGAAACCGCCCCGAAGAAGGACTCCACCGAGCAGTTCCCGAAATCCATTGCCGAACCCCTTGTCACCGACATCTACACGGCCGATCCCTCGGCACACGTGTTTGATAACAAGATCTACATCTACCCCTCACACGACATCGAAGCGGGCATCCCCGAGAACGACAACGGCGATCATTTCGACATGCGCGACTACCACATCCTGTCCATGGATAGCGTAGGAGGGCCGGTGACCGACCATGGCGTGGCACTGGACATCAAGAACATTCCCTGGGCCGGCCGCCAATTGTGGGCACCGGATGCCGCCTTCAGCAAAGGCACCTATTACTTATATTTTCCGGTCAAGGACAAGGAAGACGTGTTCCACATCGGTGTGGCCACCAGCAAATCACCGGCAGGCCCGTTCACAGCCCAACCTAAGCCGATCGCCGGAAGCTACAGCATCGACCCCGCGGTGTTTGAAGACACCGATGGCAAGCACTACATGTATTTCGGCGGGATCTGGGGCGGACAGCTGCAGCGTTGGGTCACAGGCAAATACGATACGCTGGGCAAAGAACCGGAAGGCGACGTACCCGCCATCGGTCCGCGCATGGCACGCCTGAGCAAGGACATGCTCAAATTCGACGAGCCCGTAAAAGAGATCAAGATCATCGACAAAGACGGCAAGCCGCTCCCAGCCAAAGACCACGACCGCCGCTTCTTTGAAGCCTCGTGGATGCACAAGTACAACGGCAAATACTACTTCTCTTACTCTACGGGCGACACCCACTTCATCGCCTATGGCATTGGCGACAGTCCCTACGGACCCTTCACCTACCAAGGTGTGATCCTCAAACCGGTCGTCGGCTGGACTAACCACCACTCCATCGTGGAATACAAAGGCCAATGGTATCTGTTCTTCCATGACAGCATTTTGTCGAAAGGAAAAACACATCTGCGG
- a CDS encoding JAB domain-containing protein: METLTDNQKNKLLNSRDVYAVLQPLLLRENAIRKSKGHTWVIGMNSAHHVLFVELISMGPVNRMSIAPKEIFRMAIYKMAVKMILVNSRPEGTMEISEADKTMTALLIKAGERINIEVVDHLLINEKDFVSFSQKGLLSRLKRAKLPVLTEADQEQLEELQSGTETMLALAIKMKSRGYDVDEIKEMTGLRKTTIAKL; the protein is encoded by the coding sequence ATGGAAACCCTCACCGACAACCAAAAGAACAAACTTCTGAATTCGCGCGATGTCTATGCCGTGCTGCAACCGCTGCTGCTCCGCGAAAATGCCATCCGGAAAAGCAAGGGTCATACCTGGGTCATCGGCATGAACAGCGCGCACCATGTTCTCTTTGTCGAATTGATCAGCATGGGCCCTGTCAATCGCATGAGCATCGCGCCAAAAGAGATCTTTCGCATGGCTATCTATAAAATGGCCGTGAAGATGATCCTCGTCAACAGCCGCCCGGAAGGGACGATGGAAATTTCCGAAGCCGATAAAACGATGACTGCGCTCCTGATCAAGGCCGGGGAGCGGATCAATATCGAAGTGGTGGACCATCTCCTCATCAACGAAAAAGATTTCGTCAGCTTTTCACAGAAAGGATTACTGTCCAGACTAAAGCGAGCCAAGCTTCCCGTGCTGACCGAGGCCGACCAGGAACAACTGGAAGAGCTTCAGTCGGGAACGGAGACCATGCTGGCGCTGGCCATAAAGATGAAGTCGAGAGGCTATGATGTAGATGAGATCAAGGAAATGACCGGTCTTCGAAAAACGACGATCGCAAAGCTTTAA